In one Planctomycetota bacterium genomic region, the following are encoded:
- a CDS encoding aminotransferase class I/II-fold pyridoxal phosphate-dependent enzyme gives MPHDTHTSTVFGAQTLVEVLVQRGAMMGADNCLKYLVDGEFDEQHLTFGELDRRARAVAAWLQQNNLAGQRALLLFPSGLDFIISFFGCLYAGVIAVPAYPPRLNRKMDRIDAIAADCEAAVALTTHAVWERIQPLLELSPDLKKLHWLSSDRVPDELASQWTPPAINADSIAFLQYTSGSTGTPKGVVLSHRNLIQNCILIAHAFEITRSTFSVFWLPSYHDMGLVGGVLQPLFMGRPNVIMSPMSFLQRPFRWLQAISRHRANVSGGPNFAYDLCVRKITPEQRAKLDLSNWTLAFSGAEPVRAETINRFVEAFEPCGFRREAFYPCYGLAEATLLVSGGLRSEPPVVRSYDSKALENREVVSVPQSSPVARGLVGAGQVLPNERIVIVNPETSLRCEANEVGEIWVSGPCIAQGYWRREEETKHYFQARLADTNDGPFLRTGDLGFFHGSELFIAARLKDLIIIRGLNHYPHDIELTAEKSHAALRPGASAAFAVDIADEPHLVVVAEMERGAKEDAEAAIAAMVRDISREHELPVHAIRLIKPSSIPKTSSGKIQRHACRRAFLDNSLQVIAGWNTGDDGATTVAPKLADTDAAGATGHGSGLSSERTGQSIFFGATEGEDAGATAINGVTRPARRRTTADQVLEEVQRIAKERARDLSLDTNITELGLDSLERMEILAALEERFGGRFPEEVPQQLETCRDVVDAVETFLGPSAKAQTADVGPQIPPEYFRFDQYPEYVKLKQNLEMLENTGLGNPYFNIHERVTNDTTMIGGRELINFSSYNYVGTSGDPKVTAAAKAAIDQYGTSVSASRLVSGEKIIHRQLERAIADFIGAEDSIVYVGGHSTNETTIGHLFGPGDLILHDSLAHNSIVQGCILSGARRRPFPHNDWAAVDQLLTDLRGEYRRVLIAVEGVYSMDGDITDLPRFIDVKNRHKAFLLVDEAHSIGALGPHGRGVGEYFRVKPSDVDLWMGTLSKSFGSCGGYIAGCKAVIEYLKYTAPGFVYSVGISPSNAAAALASIRLLEAEPQRVARLHENARLFLSLAKKAGLNTGLSKDSAVVPIILGNSFHCLQLSKAMGRRGVNVQPILYPAVEEKAARLRFFITSLHTPEQIKYTIDAMVEELRKIDPSYLATPAA, from the coding sequence TCGCATCGACGCCATCGCGGCCGACTGCGAAGCGGCGGTGGCGTTGACGACGCACGCTGTCTGGGAGCGGATTCAGCCGCTGTTGGAACTGTCGCCCGACCTGAAGAAGCTGCACTGGTTGTCGTCGGATCGGGTGCCCGACGAGTTGGCCAGCCAATGGACGCCGCCGGCCATCAACGCGGACTCGATCGCGTTCCTGCAATACACCTCGGGTTCGACCGGCACCCCCAAAGGCGTGGTGCTTTCGCACCGAAACCTGATTCAGAATTGCATCTTGATCGCGCATGCGTTCGAGATCACCCGCTCGACGTTCTCGGTGTTCTGGCTGCCGAGCTACCACGACATGGGCCTGGTCGGCGGTGTCTTGCAGCCGCTCTTCATGGGCCGGCCCAATGTGATCATGTCGCCGATGTCGTTCCTGCAGCGGCCCTTCCGCTGGCTGCAGGCGATCTCGCGCCATCGGGCCAACGTCAGCGGCGGGCCAAACTTTGCCTACGATCTCTGCGTGCGCAAGATCACGCCCGAGCAGCGCGCCAAGCTCGATCTGAGCAATTGGACGTTGGCCTTTTCGGGGGCCGAACCGGTGCGGGCCGAGACGATCAACCGCTTTGTCGAAGCGTTCGAGCCCTGTGGCTTCCGTCGCGAAGCGTTTTATCCCTGCTACGGGCTGGCCGAGGCCACGTTGCTGGTCTCGGGCGGACTCCGCAGCGAGCCCCCCGTGGTGCGCAGCTACGACTCCAAGGCGCTCGAGAACCGCGAAGTGGTCAGCGTGCCGCAATCGTCGCCGGTCGCGCGCGGTCTGGTCGGCGCCGGCCAGGTGCTGCCCAACGAGCGGATCGTGATCGTCAATCCCGAAACGTCGCTCCGCTGCGAGGCGAATGAGGTCGGCGAGATTTGGGTCTCGGGCCCCTGCATTGCGCAAGGCTACTGGCGTCGCGAGGAAGAAACGAAGCACTACTTCCAAGCCCGGCTGGCCGACACGAACGACGGGCCGTTCTTGCGCACGGGAGACTTGGGCTTCTTCCACGGCTCGGAACTGTTCATTGCCGCGCGACTCAAAGACCTGATCATCATCCGCGGGCTGAACCATTACCCGCACGATATCGAGCTGACCGCCGAGAAAAGCCACGCGGCGCTCCGACCCGGCGCGAGCGCGGCCTTCGCGGTCGATATTGCCGACGAGCCCCACCTGGTGGTGGTGGCTGAAATGGAGCGCGGCGCCAAGGAAGACGCCGAGGCGGCGATCGCGGCAATGGTTCGCGACATTTCGCGCGAGCACGAGTTGCCGGTTCACGCCATCCGATTGATCAAGCCCAGCTCGATTCCCAAGACATCGAGCGGCAAGATCCAGCGCCACGCTTGCCGGCGCGCGTTCCTGGACAATAGCCTGCAAGTGATTGCCGGCTGGAATACCGGTGACGACGGGGCGACGACCGTTGCGCCCAAGCTGGCCGACACCGACGCCGCCGGCGCGACCGGACACGGTTCGGGGCTGTCTAGCGAGCGAACCGGCCAATCGATCTTCTTCGGCGCGACCGAGGGAGAAGATGCCGGCGCCACGGCGATCAACGGTGTCACTCGCCCCGCGCGGCGCCGGACGACCGCCGACCAGGTGCTGGAAGAAGTCCAGCGGATCGCCAAGGAACGAGCCCGCGACCTGTCGCTCGACACGAACATCACCGAGTTGGGGCTCGATTCGCTGGAGCGGATGGAGATTCTGGCGGCGCTCGAAGAGCGCTTTGGCGGCCGCTTCCCCGAAGAGGTGCCCCAGCAGCTCGAAACCTGCCGCGATGTGGTCGACGCCGTCGAAACCTTTCTGGGCCCGTCGGCCAAGGCCCAGACCGCGGATGTCGGGCCGCAGATTCCGCCCGAGTATTTCCGCTTTGACCAGTACCCCGAGTACGTCAAGCTGAAGCAGAATTTGGAGATGCTCGAAAACACCGGGCTGGGGAATCCGTACTTCAACATCCACGAGCGGGTCACCAACGACACGACGATGATCGGCGGTCGCGAGCTGATCAACTTCTCGAGCTACAACTACGTGGGCACCTCGGGCGACCCGAAGGTGACGGCGGCGGCCAAGGCGGCCATCGATCAATACGGCACCAGCGTCTCGGCCAGCCGGCTGGTCTCGGGCGAAAAAATCATTCACCGCCAGTTGGAACGGGCCATCGCCGATTTCATCGGCGCCGAAGACTCCATTGTCTACGTCGGCGGCCACTCGACCAACGAAACCACGATCGGGCACCTGTTCGGCCCGGGCGACCTGATTCTGCACGACTCGCTGGCTCACAATAGCATTGTGCAAGGGTGCATCCTGTCGGGCGCGCGCCGCCGGCCGTTCCCACATAACGATTGGGCGGCTGTCGATCAGTTGCTGACCGATTTGCGCGGCGAGTATCGGCGCGTGTTGATCGCCGTCGAGGGCGTCTACAGCATGGACGGCGACATCACCGATCTGCCCCGCTTTATCGACGTCAAGAATCGGCACAAGGCGTTTCTGCTGGTCGACGAAGCGCACTCGATCGGCGCGTTGGGCCCGCACGGCCGAGGCGTGGGCGAGTACTTCCGCGTCAAGCCGTCGGATGTGGACCTCTGGATGGGAACGCTGAGCAAGTCATTCGGCAGTTGCGGCGGCTATATCGCCGGCTGCAAGGCAGTGATCGAATACCTGAAGTACACCGCGCCGGGGTTCGTCTACAGCGTGGGCATCTCGCCGTCGAACGCGGCGGCCGCCTTGGCGTCGATCCGCTTGCTCGAAGCCGAGCCGCAGCGCGTTGCCCGCTTGCACGAAAACGCCCGGCTGTTTCTGTCGCTGGCCAAGAAGGCCGGACTCAACACGGGTCTGAGCAAGGATTCAGCCGTGGTGCCGATCATCCTGGGCAATTCGTTCCACTGTCTGCAGTTGTCCAAGGCAATGGGGCGTCGTGGCGTGAACGTCCAGCCAATTCTTTACCCGGCCGTGGAAGAAAAGGCGGCCCGGCTGCGATTCTTCATTACTTCGCTGCACACGCCCGAGCAGATCAAGTACACCATCGACGCCATGGTCGAAGAATTGCGGAAGATCGACCCCAGCTACCTGGCCACGCCAGCGGCGTGA
- a CDS encoding N-acetyltransferase produces the protein MSSTVTVHRVVTRAQRDAFLTLPWRIYAHDPVWVPPLLLERRQFIDPRQQPFYRHGVATLLLAEQNGEAVGRMLVSDDPRYNEAHGSNVGCFGMFESIDDPRVAHALLDAGAEWLRARGRNEIMGPIDLSTNNPAGLLIDGFDTPPRLMMNHNPPYYRGLLESWGLSKAKDLYAFWFEDSTDLAGRWHARAERLRKRLGLTIRPMRRSDESADVLRCKAIYNSAWEHNWGFVQMTDAEFKHLADQLHQLTSPEFILLAEIGDRAVGMSVLVPDMNEAIRPLNGRLFNWGLPIGLWKFKRNLQRVKHCRLLVLGVLAEYRRRGIAELLILETLRVGNEIGHFVGAELGWTLEDNDAVNHAIEAAGARRYKTYRIFAKPI, from the coding sequence GTGTCGTCAACAGTAACGGTTCATCGGGTGGTCACGCGAGCGCAGCGGGATGCCTTTTTGACGCTCCCCTGGCGCATCTACGCCCATGACCCGGTCTGGGTGCCGCCGCTGCTGCTCGAACGGCGCCAATTCATCGATCCACGCCAGCAGCCGTTCTATCGCCACGGTGTCGCCACGCTTTTATTGGCCGAACAGAACGGCGAGGCCGTCGGGCGAATGCTCGTCAGCGATGACCCGCGCTACAACGAAGCCCACGGTTCGAACGTCGGCTGCTTCGGCATGTTCGAGTCGATCGACGATCCGCGCGTGGCGCATGCCTTGCTCGACGCCGGCGCCGAGTGGTTACGCGCGCGAGGGCGCAACGAGATCATGGGGCCGATCGATCTTTCGACAAACAATCCCGCGGGACTGCTGATCGATGGCTTCGACACGCCGCCGCGATTGATGATGAATCACAATCCGCCGTACTACCGCGGGTTGCTCGAATCGTGGGGACTGAGCAAGGCCAAGGATCTGTACGCCTTTTGGTTCGAGGACTCCACCGATCTGGCCGGACGTTGGCACGCGCGCGCCGAGCGGTTGCGCAAGCGGCTGGGGCTGACCATTCGACCCATGCGGCGCAGCGACGAGTCGGCCGATGTGCTCCGCTGCAAGGCGATCTACAACAGCGCCTGGGAACACAACTGGGGCTTTGTGCAGATGACCGATGCCGAGTTCAAGCACCTTGCCGACCAGTTGCACCAGTTGACGTCGCCCGAGTTCATTCTGCTGGCCGAGATCGGCGATCGAGCCGTCGGCATGTCAGTCTTGGTCCCGGATATGAACGAGGCCATCCGGCCACTCAATGGCCGGCTGTTCAATTGGGGGCTGCCGATCGGGCTGTGGAAGTTCAAGCGGAACCTGCAGCGCGTCAAGCATTGTCGGCTGCTGGTGCTGGGGGTGCTGGCCGAGTACCGCCGTCGCGGGATTGCCGAGTTGCTGATCCTGGAAACCCTGCGCGTGGGAAACGAGATCGGTCATTTCGTCGGCGCCGAGCTGGGCTGGACGCTCGAAGACAACGACGCCGTGAACCACGCCATCGAAGCCGCCGGCGCACGACGCTATAAGACGTACCGCATCTTCGCCAAGCCGATCTGA
- a CDS encoding sodium/solute symporter (Members of the Solute:Sodium Symporter (SSS), TC 2.A.21 as described in tcdb.org, catalyze solute:Na+ symport. Known solutes for members of the family include sugars, amino acids, nucleosides, inositols, vitamins, urea or anions, depending on the system.) has protein sequence MPDFLSQLDVWIVIIYLAAMLIIGWCVTDGSRDVEGYTVGNRQMRGWVIGMSVLGTFLSSITFLAVPARVYKDGNWNAYVFGMALPVAAVVAVFCFIPLYRGKVHLSAYELLEQRFGYWARGYAAFSFLALQLLRVAMVLLLVALAVEPLLGWGVVNTLVAISLVVIVYDVMGGIKAVIWTDVAQVFVLTIGAAWCLWAMVSAHPGGVEQFWQRIPAGSFSLGSYDPTDLAHSTFWIVFLYGISENMRNYGTDQNYVQRMLCAADAHEARKSIWIGALSYLPISAIFCLIGTGLHVYYHAPAPHALLAADVEPSGLALIVTPQQLPLDTAADQVFPYFIKHELPPLARGLVIAGILAAAMSTVDSCLNSMSMIVLVDLVRRFRRRGPVIPEIITLRLFTAGLGGAATLLAATIYGSHGSDGSRTLLDIWWQYAGVAGAGLFGLFLLAWLMPAIPSWGALIAIVSSLPVLLWGIMARSSPPSTEWSWKNCPLHPNLVGISGLLTVLVVGGLFWLAVQTGLVTANPGHDNPRENA, from the coding sequence ATGCCTGACTTCCTCAGCCAACTCGACGTCTGGATCGTCATCATCTATTTGGCGGCCATGCTCATCATTGGCTGGTGCGTCACCGACGGCAGCCGGGACGTCGAGGGCTACACGGTCGGCAATCGGCAGATGCGCGGCTGGGTGATCGGCATGTCCGTGCTGGGTACCTTTCTCAGCAGCATCACGTTCCTGGCCGTGCCGGCCCGGGTATATAAGGACGGCAATTGGAACGCCTATGTCTTTGGCATGGCCTTGCCGGTGGCGGCCGTCGTGGCCGTCTTCTGCTTTATCCCGCTCTACCGCGGCAAGGTCCATCTGTCCGCGTACGAGCTGCTCGAGCAGCGGTTCGGCTATTGGGCGCGCGGCTACGCGGCTTTTTCCTTTCTGGCATTGCAACTGCTGCGCGTGGCGATGGTGCTATTACTGGTGGCGCTAGCCGTAGAGCCGTTGCTGGGCTGGGGCGTGGTCAACACGCTGGTGGCCATCAGCCTGGTCGTCATTGTTTATGACGTGATGGGTGGCATCAAAGCGGTCATCTGGACCGATGTGGCCCAGGTGTTCGTTCTGACGATTGGCGCCGCCTGGTGTCTTTGGGCGATGGTGTCGGCGCACCCCGGCGGTGTCGAACAATTCTGGCAGCGCATCCCCGCCGGTAGTTTCTCGCTGGGTTCGTACGACCCGACCGATCTGGCCCACTCGACGTTCTGGATTGTTTTCCTGTATGGCATCTCGGAAAACATGCGGAATTACGGGACCGATCAGAACTACGTGCAGCGCATGCTCTGCGCCGCCGACGCGCACGAAGCGCGCAAGAGCATCTGGATTGGCGCCCTCAGCTATCTCCCCATCTCGGCGATCTTTTGCCTGATCGGCACGGGTCTGCACGTCTATTATCACGCGCCGGCTCCGCACGCGCTGTTGGCCGCCGACGTCGAACCGTCGGGCCTGGCGCTAATCGTGACGCCCCAGCAACTGCCACTCGACACCGCGGCCGACCAGGTGTTTCCCTATTTCATCAAGCACGAACTGCCACCGTTGGCGCGCGGCTTGGTGATTGCCGGCATCCTGGCCGCGGCCATGAGCACGGTCGATTCTTGCTTGAACTCGATGTCGATGATCGTGCTGGTCGATCTGGTCCGCCGGTTTCGTCGCCGTGGGCCGGTGATCCCCGAAATCATCACCCTCCGCTTGTTCACGGCCGGGCTCGGTGGCGCGGCCACACTCTTGGCGGCGACCATTTACGGCTCGCATGGCAGCGATGGCTCGCGCACGTTGCTGGACATCTGGTGGCAATATGCTGGCGTGGCCGGAGCGGGCTTGTTCGGTCTGTTCTTGCTGGCATGGCTGATGCCGGCCATTCCCAGTTGGGGGGCGTTGATCGCGATCGTGTCCAGCTTGCCAGTTCTGCTGTGGGGGATCATGGCGCGTTCGAGCCCCCCGAGCACGGAATGGTCGTGGAAGAACTGCCCCTTACATCCCAACCTGGTCGGCATATCGGGGCTGCTCACCGTGTTGGTCGTTGGCGGGTTGTTCTGGCTGGCGGTCCAGACCGGGCTGGTAACCGCGAACCCGGGACATGACAATCCCCGTGAAAACGCCTAG
- a CDS encoding glycosyltransferase family 39 protein, with protein sequence MSPVDVQPRPVKRERSRDVRRQRAPSPTVPAASVESAVDLARFASRATWLLIALGVTVRLARLLLRFPLWLDEWLLAENFVTRDFLGLLEPLDHQQVAPIGYLWTEWGLTRLLGFNEWSLRITSFVASVAGLFAMRALAVRWLQPVGAMIAVGFVASGYFPIRHAVEVKPYAGDLACAAVLLWLVSRWLAEPARTRRLWPLVVVAPVTLFMSLPAVFVVAAVWGVVGLRALAERRFQALFPLGMAAVTSGAAFATIYRISTAVQSDQHLAPMRDYWQAAFPPALGGDPIGWCQWFVMAHTGEMFAYPIGDDNFGSVLSVALVIVGVVALWRGGGRWLLAVAGLLFGLAYVAAWLERYPYAGTERMTQYLGPIICVLAGAGGAALLERFKPAPRYRVALVTTCLLAAAGTGLLARDLARPYKCNYDWRHQGFARWFWNQDTAAGTLYCVERDLGLQLYPGADHSEYHSNQQIYSPRRRELGEGTTIDKLPGDQPVRVVVYNHEKDALDPARWQAWMGAMSERFDLAGRDEHRILIEQYSDGPFIGVYTVYRFTPKGTGGQE encoded by the coding sequence ATGAGTCCAGTCGACGTGCAACCTCGACCTGTGAAGCGCGAGCGATCGCGCGACGTGCGCCGGCAACGCGCACCGTCGCCAACCGTACCCGCCGCCAGCGTTGAGTCGGCTGTCGACCTGGCGCGATTTGCCTCGCGCGCGACCTGGCTGCTAATCGCGCTGGGAGTCACGGTGCGACTGGCGCGGCTGTTGCTTCGCTTTCCGTTGTGGCTCGATGAATGGTTGCTGGCCGAGAACTTTGTCACACGAGACTTTCTTGGGCTGCTCGAACCATTGGATCATCAGCAAGTCGCGCCGATTGGCTATCTGTGGACTGAGTGGGGGCTGACGCGGTTATTGGGCTTCAATGAGTGGTCGCTGCGCATCACGTCGTTCGTGGCCAGCGTGGCTGGCTTGTTCGCCATGCGTGCGTTGGCCGTGCGTTGGCTACAACCTGTGGGGGCCATGATCGCCGTGGGTTTTGTGGCGAGCGGCTACTTTCCGATTCGCCACGCGGTGGAGGTGAAACCTTACGCGGGCGATCTGGCCTGTGCGGCGGTGTTGTTGTGGCTGGTTTCGCGCTGGCTGGCCGAACCCGCGCGGACGCGGCGCTTGTGGCCGCTGGTCGTTGTAGCGCCGGTGACGCTGTTCATGTCGCTGCCAGCGGTGTTTGTGGTCGCTGCGGTGTGGGGTGTGGTGGGGTTGCGAGCGCTGGCCGAGCGCCGATTTCAGGCGCTGTTTCCCTTGGGCATGGCAGCCGTCACTTCCGGAGCTGCATTCGCGACGATCTATCGGATTTCGACCGCAGTGCAAAGCGATCAGCATCTGGCTCCGATGCGCGATTATTGGCAAGCGGCGTTTCCGCCGGCGCTGGGGGGCGATCCGATTGGCTGGTGCCAATGGTTCGTCATGGCGCACACTGGCGAGATGTTCGCTTATCCGATTGGCGACGACAACTTTGGCAGCGTGCTGAGCGTGGCGCTGGTGATCGTGGGCGTAGTCGCACTGTGGCGCGGCGGTGGGCGGTGGTTGCTGGCCGTGGCCGGGTTGCTGTTCGGCCTGGCCTATGTGGCGGCGTGGCTCGAGCGCTATCCCTATGCCGGTACCGAGCGGATGACACAATACTTGGGGCCGATCATTTGTGTGCTGGCCGGAGCAGGGGGGGCGGCGCTCCTGGAACGGTTTAAGCCGGCGCCCCGATACCGTGTGGCACTGGTGACGACGTGCCTGTTGGCCGCGGCAGGAACGGGGTTGTTGGCGCGCGATCTGGCGCGGCCTTACAAGTGCAACTACGATTGGCGGCACCAGGGGTTTGCCCGCTGGTTCTGGAACCAGGACACGGCGGCCGGCACGTTGTACTGTGTGGAGCGAGACCTGGGGCTACAGCTTTACCCTGGCGCGGATCATTCCGAGTATCACAGCAATCAGCAGATTTATTCGCCACGTCGACGCGAGCTGGGTGAAGGCACGACCATCGACAAGTTGCCAGGCGATCAACCAGTGCGCGTGGTTGTCTACAACCACGAGAAAGACGCATTAGACCCGGCGCGGTGGCAAGCCTGGATGGGCGCGATGTCCGAGCGGTTCGATCTGGCCGGCCGCGACGAGCACCGAATTCTCATCGAACAATACTCCGATGGGCCGTTCATCGGCGTCTATACTGTCTATCGGTTCACGCCGAAGGGAACCGGCGGGCAAGAATGA
- a CDS encoding glycosyltransferase family 39 protein: MPSFQTPDRSPGSAPLANRRRQRDDAPTDAAEKKKAHAAELHRWVARATWCVLAVGVAARLVRFLLRFPLWGDELMLAENLVTRDVAGLIAPLDHGQVAPLGYLWAEWGLTRLLGFNEWTLRAVALVASVAGLFVVRRLAVRWLSSWGALVAVGCLAIGYFPIRHAAEVKPYSLDLLCTAVTLALATRWFIDRDRNVWLWALAAWTPLAVLCSFPTVFVTAAAGVAALGVALVQKRWKAVAAIAVWGLIAIASFGAVYYVSTSAQSATYLEQMRGHWRDSFPPSPLSHPWLWCQWMLNAVSGEVFAYPFGSDHGGSTLTVVLMALGVWAVWRKGERWFLGMTVSVFGLAYTAAWLQRYPLAGTERMTQYLGPIICLLAGAGGGWLLERFKPRLRKRAGLVLTGVLVTAGCGLMVRDIVHPYKFPRDWDHQGFARWFWTQDTAEGELYCADRDLGFNFYPTADRSEYFCNQQIYSRRHAAGQKPAGVDALPGDKPIRVVVYSHHVDQPDKQHWQQWLAAMNKKYKLARRDEHRVLAEVYGGTPLYGLYGVYQFVPKPAANVSSRPAAPRR, from the coding sequence ATGCCAAGCTTTCAAACACCGGATCGTTCGCCGGGTAGCGCGCCATTGGCCAATCGCCGCCGCCAGCGCGACGACGCGCCGACCGACGCGGCCGAAAAGAAGAAGGCTCATGCGGCTGAGCTGCACCGCTGGGTAGCGCGGGCCACGTGGTGTGTGCTGGCCGTGGGCGTGGCCGCGCGGCTGGTCAGGTTTCTGCTGCGGTTTCCTTTGTGGGGCGATGAATTGATGTTGGCCGAGAATCTGGTCACGCGCGACGTGGCCGGGTTGATCGCGCCGCTGGATCATGGTCAGGTCGCGCCGTTGGGCTATTTGTGGGCCGAGTGGGGGCTGACGCGACTGCTGGGATTTAATGAATGGACGCTGCGGGCCGTGGCCCTGGTGGCGAGCGTGGCCGGCTTGTTCGTCGTGCGGCGACTGGCAGTGCGCTGGTTGTCTTCGTGGGGAGCGTTGGTCGCGGTCGGGTGTTTGGCGATCGGCTACTTTCCGATCCGGCACGCCGCAGAAGTGAAACCTTACTCGCTCGATTTGCTCTGCACCGCAGTGACGCTGGCGCTGGCGACCCGCTGGTTCATCGACCGGGACCGGAACGTGTGGCTGTGGGCGTTGGCGGCCTGGACCCCCTTGGCGGTCCTCTGTTCGTTCCCGACGGTGTTTGTTACCGCCGCGGCGGGGGTGGCGGCGCTCGGCGTGGCGCTGGTGCAAAAGCGCTGGAAGGCGGTCGCGGCGATTGCCGTTTGGGGCCTGATCGCGATCGCCTCGTTTGGCGCGGTCTATTATGTTTCGACCTCGGCGCAAAGTGCGACCTACCTGGAACAGATGCGCGGTCACTGGCGCGACAGCTTCCCGCCATCGCCGCTCAGCCACCCGTGGCTCTGGTGTCAGTGGATGCTCAACGCCGTGAGCGGCGAAGTCTTTGCTTATCCGTTCGGTTCGGACCATGGCGGCAGCACGCTGACCGTGGTGCTAATGGCCCTGGGCGTCTGGGCCGTGTGGCGCAAGGGGGAGCGTTGGTTCCTCGGAATGACCGTGAGCGTGTTCGGGCTGGCTTACACGGCGGCCTGGCTACAGCGTTACCCGCTGGCTGGCACGGAACGGATGACACAATACCTGGGGCCGATCATTTGTCTGTTGGCTGGCGCGGGGGGCGGCTGGCTGCTCGAGCGCTTCAAGCCGAGGCTGCGGAAGCGCGCGGGCTTGGTGCTGACCGGAGTGCTGGTGACGGCGGGCTGTGGGTTGATGGTTCGCGACATCGTACACCCGTACAAGTTCCCGCGCGACTGGGACCATCAGGGGTTTGCCCGTTGGTTCTGGACGCAAGACACGGCTGAAGGCGAGTTGTATTGCGCCGATCGCGACCTGGGCTTCAACTTCTACCCCACGGCGGATCGTTCGGAGTACTTCTGCAACCAGCAGATTTACTCGCGCCGGCACGCGGCCGGTCAAAAGCCGGCGGGCGTCGACGCATTGCCGGGGGACAAGCCGATTCGGGTCGTCGTCTACAGCCATCATGTCGACCAGCCGGACAAGCAACATTGGCAGCAATGGCTAGCCGCGATGAACAAGAAGTACAAGCTGGCCCGGCGGGACGAGCACCGCGTGCTGGCCGAAGTCTATGGCGGCACGCCGTTATATGGATTGTACGGCGTGTATCAGTTCGTCCCGAAGCCGGCAGCTAATGTCAGCAGCCGGCCCGCCGCCCCGCGACGCTAG